A stretch of the Vibrio aquimaris genome encodes the following:
- the gltS gene encoding sodium/glutamate symporter: MNQVISVGPLESFLIAICVLFLGHFINSKLPILTRFNIPEPIVGGLVVAFVITMMHFEGIDLEFSLPLQNTFMLMFFSTVGLAANYTQLIKGGAKVFIFLTVASVYIIIQNAVGISLATALGLDPLMGLIAGSITLSGGHGTGAAWSQTFTETYGLSNTLEIAMASATFGLIVGGIIGSPVAQKLINKNGFESDYGKGGNTHEKFPELVTYNEYEEDKVTSKKVIEILFVLLICVTGAKYLEQWVTSLEVSWLMIPDFVYALFIGVFITNAMEITKVHRVDAETVDILGTVSLSLFLAMALMSLKLWNIFDLAIPFLVILSVQSVVLGLFAYFVTFKVMGSNYDAAVMSGGHCGFGLGATPTAVMNMGSLVNKYGPSPQAFMVVPIVGAFFIDIVNLIILQGYISFIR; encoded by the coding sequence ATGAATCAAGTCATTTCTGTTGGGCCACTAGAATCCTTTCTAATCGCTATATGTGTCTTATTTCTAGGTCATTTTATCAACTCAAAGCTTCCTATCTTGACTAGGTTTAATATCCCTGAACCTATTGTCGGTGGACTTGTGGTGGCATTTGTTATCACAATGATGCACTTTGAGGGTATAGACCTAGAGTTTTCATTGCCATTACAAAACACTTTTATGCTGATGTTCTTCAGTACTGTAGGGCTTGCGGCAAACTATACGCAGCTGATAAAAGGCGGCGCTAAGGTGTTTATTTTCCTCACGGTCGCGTCAGTCTACATTATCATTCAAAATGCTGTTGGTATCTCTTTGGCAACGGCGCTTGGTCTTGATCCTTTGATGGGCCTAATCGCAGGTTCAATCACCTTATCTGGTGGTCACGGTACTGGCGCTGCATGGTCACAAACGTTTACAGAGACATACGGGTTAAGTAATACATTGGAAATCGCCATGGCATCGGCAACCTTTGGTTTGATCGTTGGAGGTATTATAGGTAGCCCAGTTGCGCAAAAGTTGATTAACAAGAATGGGTTTGAGTCCGATTATGGCAAAGGGGGCAACACCCATGAAAAGTTTCCAGAGCTTGTGACTTACAACGAGTATGAAGAAGATAAAGTCACTTCAAAAAAGGTGATTGAGATCTTATTTGTTTTGCTGATTTGTGTGACTGGTGCTAAGTATCTTGAGCAATGGGTGACGAGCTTGGAAGTCAGTTGGCTTATGATCCCTGATTTTGTTTATGCCTTGTTTATCGGTGTGTTTATTACTAATGCAATGGAAATCACCAAAGTACACAGAGTGGATGCGGAAACAGTTGATATTCTCGGTACTGTGTCGCTTTCGTTATTCCTTGCAATGGCTCTCATGAGTTTGAAGCTGTGGAATATATTCGATCTCGCGATTCCATTTCTTGTCATCTTATCTGTTCAGTCAGTAGTTCTAGGCCTTTTTGCCTACTTTGTGACCTTTAAGGTCATGGGCTCTAACTATGATGCTGCCGTTATGTCAGGTGGTCATTGTGGGTTTGGCTTAGGTGCGACCCCTACGGCTGTGATGAATATGGGATCACTGGTCAATAAATATGGTCCTTCACCTCAAGCCTTTATGGTTGTCCCTATTGTCGGCGCTTTCTTTATTGATATTGTCAATCTGATCATTCTTCAGGGCTATATCTCTTTTATACGCTAA
- a CDS encoding DUF368 domain-containing protein yields the protein MKYLSTFLKGLAMGAADVVPGVSGGTIAFITGIYDTLLESIRRINPQLISVIKHDGIKDAFEHINGLFLIALFSGILTSIATLAKLISWLLETHPIPLWSFFFGLILVSVFHMLKQIEKRSLSRMIALLLGVIFAYSITILQPLQLDPTSANIVLAGAIAISAMILPGISGSFILLLIGMYAPILGAVKSIDITPLALFACGCVIGLLSLSHVLTWLLKHVRDLTLTFLTGLMLGTLPKIWPWKETLSWRTNSSGEQVPLLERNLSPFDFEAITSQPAQLTVAVILMLSAIVLVLALEKFAAHSESE from the coding sequence ATGAAATATCTATCAACGTTTTTAAAAGGATTAGCAATGGGGGCTGCTGATGTGGTCCCAGGAGTCTCTGGTGGAACCATAGCTTTCATAACAGGGATATACGACACATTATTGGAAAGCATTAGACGTATTAACCCACAGCTCATCAGCGTAATAAAACATGATGGGATAAAAGACGCTTTCGAGCACATCAACGGTCTTTTTCTTATCGCACTCTTTTCCGGCATTCTCACGAGCATTGCGACGCTTGCTAAGCTGATTTCTTGGTTACTGGAAACACATCCGATCCCCTTGTGGTCATTCTTTTTCGGCCTTATTCTGGTTTCTGTTTTTCATATGCTCAAGCAGATAGAAAAAAGAAGTCTGAGTCGTATGATCGCACTGTTACTCGGTGTTATTTTCGCTTATAGCATCACCATACTTCAGCCACTACAACTTGACCCAACCAGCGCTAACATCGTGCTCGCAGGCGCTATTGCGATCAGTGCCATGATACTACCGGGAATATCTGGAAGCTTTATCCTCCTTCTTATTGGGATGTACGCTCCTATATTGGGCGCCGTCAAATCCATAGATATAACACCTCTAGCACTCTTCGCCTGTGGTTGTGTTATCGGCCTACTGAGTCTGTCACATGTCCTAACTTGGTTACTCAAGCATGTGCGAGATCTTACTCTGACTTTCTTAACGGGTTTAATGTTGGGGACATTACCAAAGATATGGCCTTGGAAAGAAACGCTCAGTTGGAGAACAAACTCTAGCGGTGAACAAGTACCATTACTTGAACGTAATCTTTCTCCATTTGATTTTGAAGCGATTACATCGCAGCCTGCGCAACTAACCGTTGCAGTAATACTCATGCTCAGCGCCATAGTATTAGTTTTGGCCCTAGAAAAGTTCGCTGCTCACTCAGAAAGCGAATAA
- a CDS encoding aspartate aminotransferase family protein, with protein sequence MSNVFHRHCHQILPTISHGEGMYLFDKNGKSYLDACGGAAVSNLGHNHAAIKQAIIKQVNQIAYAHTGFFTNQPSEKLATRLCSLMPKQFNRAYFVSGGSEAVEAALKMARQHFVEQGKPSKTEFIARRQSYHGNTLGALSVGGNQWRREPFKPLLSSAHHIDPCYAYRYQNNDETEDDYSIRAANQLEEKILELGAENVMAFIAEPVVGATSGAVPATKGYFKRIREICDTHDVLLILDEVMCGIGRSGSLFAFELEDIEPDLVCIAKGLGAGYQPIGATVANDKVYHSIASGSGFFQHGHTYMAHPTACACALATIDTIIDEQLIDAVNHFGGKLKQAFVEQLGPLPNIGDIRGKGLFLGIELVKDKTTKAPLPSSTQAHNMIKAHAMQNGLMCYPMAGTIDGKNGHHILLAPPFILQDGHIEEIVSKLKTTIDEVSKGWI encoded by the coding sequence ATGTCCAACGTATTTCATCGACATTGCCACCAGATTTTGCCGACCATCAGTCACGGCGAAGGTATGTATCTTTTCGACAAGAATGGGAAATCTTACCTTGATGCTTGTGGCGGCGCAGCAGTATCAAACCTTGGCCACAATCACGCTGCGATTAAGCAGGCGATTATCAAACAAGTCAATCAGATAGCCTATGCTCACACTGGCTTTTTCACTAATCAGCCAAGTGAGAAACTGGCCACCAGACTTTGCTCATTAATGCCCAAGCAATTTAATCGAGCCTATTTTGTCAGCGGAGGCTCCGAAGCCGTAGAAGCCGCTTTAAAGATGGCTCGGCAGCATTTCGTTGAACAAGGAAAACCGAGCAAAACCGAGTTTATTGCCCGCAGACAAAGCTATCATGGAAATACACTAGGGGCACTGAGCGTTGGGGGCAATCAGTGGCGACGTGAGCCATTTAAACCTCTGCTCTCTAGTGCTCATCACATTGACCCATGCTACGCATATCGATACCAAAACAATGATGAAACAGAAGATGATTACTCGATACGCGCAGCCAATCAGCTCGAAGAAAAGATCCTTGAACTCGGAGCCGAAAACGTGATGGCATTTATTGCCGAGCCTGTCGTTGGCGCGACATCAGGAGCAGTGCCCGCAACGAAAGGATATTTTAAACGTATACGCGAGATTTGTGACACTCATGATGTTTTGCTCATTTTGGATGAAGTCATGTGTGGCATTGGTCGAAGCGGAAGTCTATTCGCCTTTGAACTTGAAGACATTGAGCCAGATTTAGTCTGTATCGCAAAAGGATTAGGCGCAGGTTACCAACCTATTGGTGCCACAGTAGCCAATGACAAAGTCTACCATTCAATCGCCAGTGGCAGCGGTTTTTTCCAACACGGCCATACCTATATGGCGCATCCAACTGCCTGTGCATGCGCGCTAGCAACCATTGACACAATAATAGACGAACAACTGATCGATGCTGTCAATCACTTCGGAGGTAAACTAAAGCAAGCCTTTGTGGAACAACTAGGCCCTTTGCCCAACATAGGAGACATACGTGGTAAGGGATTGTTTCTGGGTATCGAGTTGGTCAAAGACAAAACAACCAAAGCTCCCCTTCCTAGCAGCACCCAAGCTCATAACATGATAAAAGCGCATGCGATGCAAAATGGTTTAATGTGCTATCCAATGGCTGGCACGATTGATGGCAAGAACGGACACCATATTTTACTTGCGCCTCCATTTATCCTTCAAGATGGGCATATCGAAGAAATAGTTAGTAAGTTAAAAACCACTATCGATGAGGTATCAAAAGGATGGATCTAA
- a CDS encoding 3-keto-5-aminohexanoate cleavage protein codes for MDLMSSDNDKHTQRAIIVAPNGARKTKQDHPNIPLTETEIIREVIACRDAGAAMVHLHCRDDSGRHSLDVTLNQRLYEHVKHTVGDSIIIQLTTESVGLYSPEQQKQLIRAVKPEAASFALRELVPEVANLSDCRAFFHWVAEQGIISQIILHEQPDISRYLQLLNDDVLPSQNQHALVVLGRYQTQGNPSPKELDDLHISALHQYGIRIAVCAFGKHEHQCLTHALKQGLDVRVGFENNHLTPDGKPAADNAQQVRHLKESDNLLNINYHDAYSFRRALTNG; via the coding sequence ATGGATCTAATGTCTTCAGATAATGATAAACATACTCAGCGCGCCATTATTGTCGCACCCAATGGCGCTCGCAAAACCAAGCAGGATCACCCGAATATTCCACTAACAGAAACAGAAATCATTAGAGAAGTGATCGCGTGCCGAGACGCTGGAGCTGCGATGGTTCATCTCCATTGCCGTGACGACAGCGGGCGCCATAGCCTTGATGTCACACTCAATCAACGCCTCTATGAGCATGTCAAACACACCGTGGGGGATTCTATAATAATCCAATTAACCACTGAATCGGTTGGCCTATATTCGCCTGAGCAACAAAAACAGCTAATAAGAGCCGTTAAACCAGAGGCCGCTTCATTCGCATTGCGTGAGTTAGTCCCAGAGGTTGCTAACCTAAGTGACTGCCGAGCTTTTTTCCACTGGGTAGCAGAGCAAGGCATTATCAGCCAAATTATCTTGCATGAACAACCCGATATATCAAGGTATCTACAACTGCTCAACGATGATGTTTTACCGAGCCAAAACCAACACGCCTTAGTTGTACTAGGACGATATCAAACTCAGGGAAACCCAAGCCCTAAAGAGTTGGACGATTTGCACATTTCTGCTCTTCATCAATATGGTATTCGTATTGCAGTATGCGCCTTTGGCAAACATGAACATCAGTGTTTAACCCATGCACTAAAACAAGGTCTAGACGTTCGGGTAGGCTTTGAAAATAATCATCTTACTCCAGACGGAAAACCAGCAGCTGATAATGCTCAGCAAGTGAGACACCTCAAGGAATCGGACAATTTATTGAATATTAACTACCATGATGCATATAGTTTTCGACGAGCGCTAACAAATGGCTAG
- a CDS encoding TAXI family TRAP transporter solute-binding subunit has protein sequence MASLKGIFSALVTLILFTSPFSVLAKDNYVTIGTGGVTGVYYPTGGAICRLVNKTKAAHGIRCSVVSTGGSIYNVNTIRAGELEMGVVQSDWQYHGYNGTSKFADAGPFKELRSVFSAHPEPFTVVARKDSGIKTFEDLKGKRVNIGNPGSGQRGTMDVLMERYDWSTEDFKLASELKASEQSKALCDGKLDAMIYVVGHPSAAIQEATTSCDSDIIEVSGPEIDQLIAEASYYRNATVPGGTYKGNPDDVNTFGVGATFVSSTAVSEEVIYHIVKSVFENFNNFKKLHPAFAHLKKEEMIKSGLTAPLHPGALKYYKEAGLIQ, from the coding sequence ATGGCATCACTTAAAGGCATCTTCTCAGCACTTGTTACTCTCATTCTTTTCACAAGCCCTTTTTCTGTATTGGCAAAAGATAACTATGTCACTATTGGTACAGGTGGTGTAACGGGTGTGTATTATCCCACTGGTGGTGCCATTTGCAGACTCGTCAATAAAACTAAAGCAGCCCACGGAATTCGATGCTCCGTCGTATCCACAGGAGGCTCTATCTATAATGTTAATACCATAAGAGCAGGAGAGCTCGAAATGGGTGTTGTTCAATCTGACTGGCAATACCATGGCTATAACGGCACCAGTAAATTTGCTGATGCGGGGCCATTTAAAGAGCTTCGCTCTGTTTTCTCTGCCCACCCCGAACCTTTTACCGTAGTGGCACGCAAAGACTCGGGAATAAAAACCTTTGAAGACTTAAAAGGAAAACGGGTCAACATCGGTAACCCTGGCTCAGGTCAACGCGGAACTATGGATGTATTAATGGAGCGATACGATTGGAGTACTGAAGACTTTAAGCTTGCCTCGGAACTCAAAGCATCCGAACAATCCAAAGCATTATGTGATGGCAAGCTTGATGCAATGATCTACGTCGTTGGTCATCCTAGTGCCGCGATTCAAGAGGCCACTACCTCATGTGATAGTGATATCATCGAAGTCTCGGGCCCAGAAATTGATCAGTTAATCGCCGAGGCAAGCTACTATAGAAACGCAACTGTGCCAGGTGGGACGTACAAAGGTAACCCGGATGATGTAAACACTTTCGGCGTTGGTGCCACATTTGTCTCATCGACTGCAGTATCAGAAGAAGTGATTTATCACATCGTCAAGTCAGTGTTTGAAAATTTTAATAACTTCAAAAAACTGCATCCAGCCTTTGCTCACCTAAAAAAAGAAGAAATGATAAAAAGCGGCTTAACTGCCCCACTTCACCCTGGCGCTCTTAAGTACTATAAAGAAGCGGGACTTATTCAATAA
- a CDS encoding arginine deiminase-related protein, which yields MLKQQPKQQKAVSTVQNANCVVMVPPKEFAFNAETALDNEFQHQVSQTTEQVRELAMREFRVMADQLRGAGVQVIEFDYPLGQIETPDAVFPNNWFSTTSDGALYTFPMACQNRQQEVRPDALCAALENSGRKVKSQDSLVDYLDQDAHLESTGVMVIDHLNKTIYAALSQRCDREVLEDYAERIGYERVVSFQTALPSGKPIYHTNVMMAIGEHFCVICDEVIPEFERRFVIKSLAKDKQVISISLEQMNQFCGNILELETDAGDKVIAMSQSAYDAFSPAQRAQLSSHAKLMPFNVKTIESIGGGSVRCMLGEVFLQKC from the coding sequence ATGTTAAAACAACAACCAAAACAACAAAAAGCCGTTTCTACAGTGCAAAACGCCAATTGTGTGGTAATGGTTCCGCCTAAAGAGTTTGCATTCAATGCCGAAACTGCACTTGATAATGAGTTCCAGCACCAAGTTAGTCAAACAACAGAACAAGTACGTGAGCTGGCCATGCGAGAGTTTCGTGTAATGGCCGATCAGCTTCGTGGTGCTGGCGTCCAAGTGATTGAATTTGACTATCCGTTAGGGCAAATTGAAACGCCTGATGCGGTATTCCCAAACAACTGGTTTAGCACGACCTCTGACGGCGCTCTGTACACTTTTCCTATGGCGTGTCAAAACCGCCAACAAGAAGTGAGACCGGACGCTTTATGTGCCGCTCTAGAAAACTCTGGTCGCAAAGTGAAGTCGCAAGACTCTTTAGTGGACTATCTAGATCAGGATGCTCATCTAGAGAGCACGGGCGTAATGGTGATTGATCATCTCAACAAAACCATTTATGCGGCGCTCTCACAGCGCTGCGATCGTGAAGTGTTAGAAGATTACGCTGAGCGCATTGGCTATGAGCGTGTTGTCTCTTTCCAAACTGCACTTCCATCAGGAAAGCCGATTTATCATACCAATGTAATGATGGCTATTGGTGAGCACTTCTGTGTGATTTGCGATGAAGTGATCCCTGAGTTTGAACGTCGCTTCGTAATTAAATCACTGGCCAAAGATAAGCAAGTCATTTCAATCAGCCTTGAGCAGATGAATCAATTTTGCGGCAATATTTTAGAATTGGAAACCGATGCCGGCGATAAAGTCATCGCTATGTCTCAGTCTGCTTATGATGCTTTTTCGCCTGCGCAGCGTGCTCAATTGTCTAGCCACGCTAAACTGATGCCATTTAATGTTAAGACAATAGAATCTATTGGTGGTGGCAGCGTGCGTTGCATGTTAGGTGAGGTTTTTCTACAAAAGTGCTAG
- a CDS encoding ABC transporter ATP-binding protein, protein MFKKFEGFTKPFPNEEPTQPPYGIWAFCRYYTRGFERPLIIMSLMAMIIAIAEVSLFGAMGNLVDWLTHSSPDTFWQDNKTELILYGGLILIVMPILVTAYSLIIHQTLLGNYPMSIRWLAHRYLLKQSLNFYQDDFAGRVATKVMQTSLAVRETVMKSMNVFVYVSVYFTAIVVLLAQADWRLMIPMLVWLACYIGIQIHFVPKLKGVASEQADARSTMTGRIVDSYTNIATVKLFSHSKRETEYAEKGMQGFLDTVYRQMRLVTGFDVAVEISNYLLVFSVASLSIVLWMDSSISIGAIAIAIALALRINGMSMWIMWEVGALFENMGTVVDGMKTLSKPIDIKDKEQAKPLQVNQGSIEFDNVSFHYGDENKGVISDLNLKIKPGEKVGLVGRSGAGKSTLVNLLLRFHDVESGCIKIDNQIISDVTQDSLRSNIGMVTQDTSLLHRSIRDNILYGNPDATEEDLLKATKQAHAHEFIETLNDPFGNDGYDAQVGERGVKLSGGQRQRIAISRVLLKDAPILILDEATSALDSEVEAAIQESLNELMQGKTVIAIAHRLSTIAAMDRLIVLDKGQVIEQGTHSELIQSEGIYAQLWAHQTGGFIGEEAADAKIA, encoded by the coding sequence ATGTTTAAAAAATTCGAAGGCTTCACAAAGCCCTTTCCTAACGAAGAACCTACGCAGCCACCCTATGGGATTTGGGCATTTTGCCGCTATTATACCCGAGGCTTTGAGCGCCCGCTGATTATCATGTCTCTAATGGCTATGATCATCGCCATTGCAGAAGTCTCCCTTTTTGGCGCTATGGGCAATTTGGTTGATTGGTTAACGCACAGCAGCCCTGATACGTTTTGGCAAGACAATAAAACTGAGCTAATACTGTATGGCGGTCTTATACTCATTGTCATGCCTATTTTAGTAACCGCTTATTCTCTTATTATTCATCAAACTCTGCTCGGCAATTACCCAATGTCGATTCGCTGGCTTGCTCACCGTTATCTACTCAAGCAAAGTCTCAACTTCTATCAAGATGATTTTGCCGGACGCGTTGCAACTAAAGTGATGCAAACATCGCTTGCCGTTCGTGAAACCGTGATGAAGTCGATGAATGTGTTCGTTTATGTCTCGGTTTACTTTACCGCTATCGTGGTCTTGTTAGCTCAAGCCGATTGGCGTTTGATGATCCCAATGTTGGTCTGGCTGGCTTGTTATATCGGTATCCAAATCCATTTTGTACCTAAACTCAAAGGCGTAGCCTCAGAGCAAGCCGATGCACGATCCACCATGACAGGTCGCATTGTTGACAGCTACACCAATATTGCAACCGTTAAACTCTTCTCTCACAGTAAACGCGAAACCGAATACGCAGAAAAAGGCATGCAAGGCTTTCTTGATACTGTGTATCGTCAAATGAGATTAGTGACAGGATTTGATGTCGCAGTAGAAATATCCAACTATTTGTTGGTCTTTTCTGTTGCCTCCCTTTCCATTGTACTTTGGATGGATAGCTCAATTAGCATAGGAGCCATCGCGATTGCGATTGCGCTGGCGCTGCGCATTAACGGCATGTCAATGTGGATCATGTGGGAAGTCGGTGCTTTATTTGAAAACATGGGCACTGTAGTTGATGGGATGAAAACACTCTCAAAGCCCATTGATATCAAAGATAAAGAGCAAGCTAAGCCGCTACAGGTCAATCAAGGATCGATTGAATTCGATAACGTTAGTTTTCATTATGGAGATGAAAACAAAGGCGTGATCAGCGATCTCAACCTCAAGATCAAACCGGGTGAAAAAGTCGGACTAGTTGGCCGCTCAGGTGCCGGTAAGTCGACCTTAGTTAACTTGCTGCTACGCTTTCACGATGTAGAGAGTGGCTGTATTAAAATCGATAATCAAATCATCTCTGATGTAACCCAAGATTCACTGCGCAGCAACATAGGCATGGTGACTCAAGATACCTCACTGCTTCATCGCTCAATTCGTGACAACATTTTGTATGGGAATCCAGATGCGACGGAAGAGGATTTGCTCAAAGCCACCAAGCAGGCTCACGCCCATGAGTTTATAGAAACGCTTAACGACCCGTTTGGCAACGATGGCTATGACGCTCAAGTTGGTGAGCGCGGAGTCAAACTGTCGGGCGGACAAAGGCAGCGTATTGCGATTTCCCGAGTATTACTCAAAGATGCTCCTATTCTTATCCTAGATGAGGCGACATCAGCGCTCGATTCAGAGGTGGAAGCGGCGATTCAAGAAAGCCTAAATGAGTTGATGCAAGGTAAAACCGTTATCGCGATCGCACATAGGTTATCCACCATCGCGGCCATGGATCGCCTGATCGTGCTCGATAAAGGTCAAGTCATCGAACAAGGCACACACAGTGAGCTAATCCAAAGCGAAGGCATTTACGCTCAGCTCTGGGCGCATCAAACCGGTGGCTTTATTGGTGAAGAGGCCGCAGACGCAAAAATCGCATAA
- a CDS encoding transposase: MTKRKNRSYTDEFRRETVALIPEQGYNVSKATEPLGVTDKLLYNW; encoded by the coding sequence ATGACAAAACGAAAAAACAGAAGTTATACCGATGAGTTTCGTCGAGAAACGGTAGCCTTGATTCCTGAACAAGGCTACAACGTTTCAAAGGCGACTGAACCTTTGGGTGTCACAGACAAGCTTCTTTACAACTGGTAA